From Rutidosis leptorrhynchoides isolate AG116_Rl617_1_P2 chromosome 3, CSIRO_AGI_Rlap_v1, whole genome shotgun sequence, a single genomic window includes:
- the LOC139900746 gene encoding uncharacterized protein, protein MANYTGCRPSIVRLLPISCSFKCPQVAEGLRRKFFWGGTGDNSKISWIKWESVLLPYEGRGLNIGSLKAKNLSLLGKWWWRFHNEKDAFWVKVIQSLYGWDEGLGSHVLALSRNRKSTWNEIRPAGTSIDEINIYFTNSFVKTVNQGDNTRFWKDLWIGNHTLAERFDRLFRLESNEDVLVMDRLIKNEHNGDWNVSWNWSRPL, encoded by the exons ATGGCAAACTACACAGGTTGTCGG CCTTCCATTGTACGCCTTCTCCCTATTTCGTGCTCCTTCAAGTGTCCTCAAGTTGCTGAAGGGTTGAGACGTAAATTCTTTTGGGGAGGGACGGGCGATAATTCAAAAATTTCGTGGATTAAATGGGAAAGCGTACTTTTACCGTACGAGGGTAGGGGGTTGAACATTGGGTCTCTTAAAGCAAAAAATCTATCCTTACTtggaaaatggtggtggcgtttccaCAATGAAAAAGATGCCTTTTGGGTTAAAGTAATACAAAGTCTTTATGGGTGGGACGAGGGGTTGGGATCTCACGTGCTTGCCTTGTCTCGAAACAGGAAGTCCACTTGGAATGAAATCCGGCCTGCTGGAACAAGCATTGATGAAATTAATATTTATTTCACAAATTCATTCGTGAAGACAGTCAACCAAGGAGACAACACAAGATTTTGGAAGGATTTATGGATTGGAAATCACACTCTCGCGGAAAGATTTGACAGATTATTCAGACTTGAATCCAATGAAGATGTGCTAGTTATGGATCGTCTCATTAAAAATGAACACAACGGCGACTGGAATGTATCCTGGAACTGGTCAAGGCCTCTGTAG
- the LOC139900747 gene encoding uncharacterized protein: MQNKLPVRVELDRKGIDLHSTRCPVCDADIETLHHTLLSCSLSIDIWDKIRRWWNYNNLNFSCVSDLSKSENPHLNTTLGASIWQTVVWVTCYFIWINRNDRVFSKKSLSSAKIVSNIQSKSFEWISSRWKKGSLDWLTWISNPNRFDANHTYVGIG; encoded by the coding sequence ATGCAAAATAAACTCCCGGTTAGAGTTGAACTAGATAGAAAAGGCATTGATCTTCACTCAACTAGATGCCCGGTGTGTGATGCAGATATTGAAACTCTACATCATACCCTACTTTCGTGTAGCCTTTCCATCGATATATGGGATAAAATTCGAAGATGGTGGAATTATAACAACTTAAATTTCTCGTGTGTTTCGGATCTTTCCAAAAGTGAAAACCCTCATCTTAACACAACCCTTGGAGCATCCATATGGCAAACGGTAGTATGGGTCACGTGCTACTTCATTTGGATAAACCGTAACGATCGGGTGTTCAGCAAAAAATCTCTCAGTTCAGCAAAGATCGTCTCGAATATTCAAAGTAAAAGCTTTGAGTGGATTAGCTCTCGTTGGAAAAAAGGTTCTTTAGACTGGTTAACGTGGATCTCTAACCCCAATCGGTTTGATGCAAATCACACATATGTTGGTATTGGCTAA